The following DNA comes from Notolabrus celidotus isolate fNotCel1 chromosome 12, fNotCel1.pri, whole genome shotgun sequence.
caccccctccccctccaacccctcatcacttactttaactctgcctgtccgattaaagttactaaacatagacctttctggagtccctgagctccattgtctcatagattcctctgagctgccgtagacgtcctcctgctgcggacgatctggactccagctgatacggacgtgctggactccagcagcaacagcttctactactcgtctcatcactatcacctctctctctccccccctctatccgtctttccagacccaactcggtcgaggcatgatggctgtctaacatgagtctggttctgcctgaggtttctgcctgttaaaaggaagtttttcctcgccactgtaactagctaaatactgcgatgtgcaatgttcatgatggattaaggtggggtaagactgagtcttaccctgtcttgaagttgggtctctgttcataatttgacagagtggtctagacctgctatgtttgtaaaagagtcttgagataacgtttgttgtgatttggtgctatacaaataaagattgattgattgattgacatcctGATAactcattaattcagaaaaaacagagcagatttttttttcacatgaatGCAATGCACTTCAGTAACATACTAAGGCTGGTGATGGTAATTTACTTACAAGATTTGAGCACCTCGATTATGTTCATCCTGTAGAGCTCAAAGTTGCTCTTCATGGAAACATTTAGGACTTCGGCCAAGTAtgcttaaataaaacaaaaagctaCAGTATCAATATTCAAAGCAAAGATGTGAGATTTTCAACCAAGTTTATATCTTCTCTTAATGTGCAGTACTGACCATAATCTACTGTCGGGAAGAAGCAAGCATGCTGTAAACGTTtattctccttctttcttcgcCCACTTTCAgatttgaatgtgttttgtaCTTTATGGCATGGTCCTACGGGAAAGGtgaacaaaatacattttattattcaaACCTCGATTTATTCATCCAtagggctgtttttttttgtatcagtaTGGGTTTTAAGAGTAAAAGCCTACTTTCTGCACATTGACACACGTCCTCTGAACACAGTTTGGAGATCAGCTTGCTTCTCCGGGGAGCAGAGTAGAACACAGTACACTTTCTGTCTAAAAGGAAGCACAGAAATGTCATAAATTGTtggtaaaacaaacaaagatttcATCTCTGTCCTGACCAGAGATGCAGAAAATGCTGCATTAAAGCTTACTTGGTTCATAGTAATCATAGAACACAGCTGGAGCAGGCTGTAGAAGGCCGATGGGTACTGTCTGTATAGCCCTAAAACTTATGCATTCCTCTGTATCAAAGagctggagaaggagaacaAATCTTTAGTACAGGacatggacatttttttatttactgtgtcaATAGATTTCAGCCTCACCCTATCAAAGTATACCAGCACTTTCCCATGAGAGACCTCGTAATGAGAAATGTATCCTTCAGATCTGTCTTTAAGCTGAGAAGACAAGAAATGAACTTGAAGAGTTTGTTTACATTCCATGATTCCCACAATCTTACCCAACACAAAACATTTTGGTTCTGGTATGTTGCACAGCTCTTATATCACTAAACTCAGCTGTTAATATAAACCAGCCAAGGGCAAATGAGAATTTAAAACACATGGCCAATGCAGGTGACAACGAAACATAACATGCATATCAAAGCATTAATTCCAACCCCAAATTCTTTTCAGATCTACTTACTATGTCAAGATCCTCAGTTACAGCCTCAAAGCCACTCAGAAGTGTGATGTCAGCAATGGCCATTCCTGTGAGATTGCTGTACATGCTACGACTACACACATAAAAGGAATTAATAATGAAGTTACAATATAATTAAGTGTGATGTGCTCAGTGTCTCTTCAGTAGCTGGAGAAAAAGGGATTTCAATGTTGTTCATTTTACCTGACACAGACTTCATAGGTGAGATCCTGGTCCGAATTCAAGCCATTATCAAGACTTCTCCTGTTTCTGGTCTGAGCATCAAACAACTCAATCGCTGATTGAGGTACTCGCACGTCCTTGTTCTGGATGATATCATAGTCATAGTAGTCATAGTTTTCTATGACCTTTGCTGGAGAGATAGAGTTTAATGtacctgtgttgtttttattagatTTACATGAGGCTGTGATTTGTTATCAATGACAAAAGCTCACCAGTGTACTTCACTTTCCCTTGTACTGTGATTCTGATAGAGACTTGTTTACAGTCGTCCTTGGGTTCCAGTATATGATAGGCCTTCACAACCTGTAAGGCGGATTAGAGGTAAAATACTGCTCTTTGTCAGCATGTAATACAGAAAATAGTTAAACTTACCTTTAGCTTGGTCTTCCCTATTCCTGATACCTCCACATTAATGTTCTGCCCTGCTAGTTTCTAAGGCAAAAGAAAcaagaacataaaaaaataattaggaTGAGGtaaatgatttaaatgtgtATTCAAGGGTAATACTCAAATGCTCAGTTGTACCTTAAGGTCCCTTTCCACTCTGTCCTTCTTATTTTCCAGATTGAGCTTTAGGATGTCTCTCTTCCCTGGACTTGTGAACACTGCTTTTAGATTTGCTTCTGTACTGGCGGGCCTCTTTATCTCATACTCAGCCAGAGCTTCCAGAGCCATGACGGTATCCTGGATACGACAATAAAACATACTCATAACCTTAACTCTGACTCTAAACGGGACTGAGTCAACACAGGGCAAAAGGGGCTCGATCCAAAAACAAGGCTTATTTGGGTTCAAACAATTTCCAGTCTAGCATCTCAGTAACCTGTGTTGATCTGAAGCCTCCAATATAGTTTTCTTGGGTGGTTAACCAGCATGCTGCTTTGTTTGCCCACTCGGTTTTCTCAAGTTCCACTGCTGTAAGGAGGGCATAGGCCGTAGTCTCTATTGTGTTGGCATCTGCATGAGCCTTGTTCTTTGAGCTGGGATTGGTTGTCCATAGAAGGCAGCCTTTCTGTCCTGAAAATTACAAAATAGATCATTAGTAAAACTTTCATATCAAAAGATACCACACTGCGCTACACCCTTTAGGTTAACTTGTCATtgtgaccaaaacaaaacatgtggGTCTTAGGTTTCAGTGATATCTTAGTATATGATATATACAGAGTATACTGAGTATTGAGTAAATTATTTGCTTCAGTTGGACTTGCCTTCAGTAGCCAGTGCTTGAAGTTTTGTCCAGGCAGATGAATGATCTGTTCCCAATGGAAGACAAAATGCGAGGCAGTAGGCTGTAATGGCAACAGCATACGGGTGCTTAAGATCCTCAAGTTGAGATAGGAGATACGCTGTCGATCTTGAAATGGTTGCCTCCTGGTGGGAAGAAATAGGTCAGCAgtcaacacttttttaaatggggTTTGCTTTGAAAATTGAATTACTACAGTTTTTTGAAACACACTTAATATGAGTCTataaacaagaacaagaagggAAAATGTGATGAAAGCTCTATTAGACTATTTGGGCAATGCAGTGCTTCGAGGTTATTCAGCAGCATGCTAATATGCAGAttttatgcatgttttttttttctttttagttttttagcAGGCTTACACCGGCTTATTATGTCCTTACACTATTAAATGTAACATTGCATTAGTTTTGCTGTGATTTAGTTGTAATAAAGGtattaaatacaatacaaataataaataatattgacCTAATACTGACACTAGAAGTAAAGAAAGGGAATCACCAAAGCTGCTCTGGTGCTTCTCAAGGGAGACATTTTGGCCTGTTAATGGCACTAGAGGGGAGGCCATAGGATAACCATGGCCAGCAGGATTCGCCCTTAGAGCTAAGTGAGTGTTGCCATTCCATTCAGTAGATATTAAGAAATTATGATCTGGACCTGAGTAGTGGTTCACCATCCTAAAAGCCATTCATTAAGTCTTTATATTATCTTACcgcattatttttttcatccgGATTCAGGAATTCAAGGGATCGGTGCAGCGCAACAGTTATGAAAGCTGTGGTGGATGCATCTTGGTCGTTTCCttgctgctttaaaaataaatagaatttcACTTTCAGTTCAGTGCTGTGAAGACCACAACTTACAATGTTGAAatcatttttcatatttataacaTGTACGCAAAGGCCTAGAGGTTACCAGAACATCTCTGTGTAGCACTGGATTTGGGTCCCTGAATGACCCATCATCCTTCTGCTGACTGAGCAAGTAACGGACTGGATGTCTGATTTCTTCTTCTGGTACAAACTTAGCCTGTCTGCCTTGCTGTCCAAAAGATTCTGACTGACGTTGGGCCACCATAGACAGCATCTTCACTATAAGTGCAGTCGCCCTGAgtttattagaaaaaaaaaaggttgaaatggAGGGGAAAAGTTTCATGACTATTAAAAATTTGGAAATATAGGGACACTTGATTCACTATGTGAGACATTAGATGTAACTACAGTGTATCATATCAAAACCAATAAGGCAATGTGTGTCATGCACTCACCAATAACTTGATGGCACTGTACTAAACGATGAATAAGATCCAGTGGCTTTATTCTTGTATGATATGATTCTTGGGTAACCTGTCAAAGAGAGTTTTTACTTTGTTAAAAACGAACATCTACAACTTTTTAGTTACCTGTACAGGGTGCAAAGTTTATATCATCAAGCAATCCAATTATCAAAGAAGCATGTGACAGGGAAGATTAGGAATAAATGTTCATTACCAGCTGAACTATTGCTGTTTACAAAAAGGGGCTtgtcagtcgaggcagatggctgtcaaacatgagtctggttctgctagaggtttctgtctgttaaaaggaagtttccCCTACCGTtgtgacttgctaaatgctgcaaagtagcCTGTTCATAGTAGACTAAGATGAAATAATACATGATCCTGTCTGTAAGACGGGACTGgttcttattctgtcttgatgttgggtctttgttaataatataacatagagtatggtctagacctgctctgtttgctgaatgtcttgggataacgtttgttgtgatttggcgctatataaataaagattgattgattgatatcttcAGCTTGATGCTACGATAAAATTCTGAGATCAACCAGAAACTCTCTTCCCTACAGCTGTGCAGACCCTCAATTCCTACCTTTCATAAACTGGAACCTCCATCCTTCAAAACTTCCACTCTACAGTCATATTCCTAGACTTCTACCAGACATTGAAGGGATGTCAAGTAGACCAGACATTGAAGGGATGTCAATCTGGTCcaactcttttctttttttcaaaagaaTGTAAGGCCCTGACGTTCATACAAGAAATTAACCAATCTCTCGAGAATTTCAGATTTTCTCTGATTGTTGCAGCCTAGTGTGCTGGATTTTAAGGCAGCTTATGTTGCAATGCAAAAAAATGATACTGgtgacataaaaaaatatggGGGACAGGATCAACAGGTTAAATTTGTGTAAAGTTGTAGTGATTGAATAAAATTGTAAAGTGCTAAATACATGAAAATTAGTTGAATCTGTGTGACTTGTTGCTGGAAAAAATTATTCTGAAGACATTAAACAGATAACAGCTTGATGTGTTCCTACCAGTCTCAACATGACCTAGGGCTTTATCTCTGGCACCAGCCGGCAGATCAAACCACTGATCACTCAGATCGAGGTAGCGGAGTGCTAAAACTGTAGGGTACAGTGTTCTCATGGTCTGCTCTAAACACCCATTAGGAAGTACGATCagtttttcaaccttttcagGGGAAAGAAGATTCACTGCATGTGAACTGCCAAATCCATCTCCTGTGGGATAAGAATAGAGAAATTGTCAGACACTGTTATTAATAAGAGGTTTGTTTAATGTATGGCTGTGTCTAATAACACATACCTTCTACTGAAACGAATATATTTGAGCCGGAGTCAGGGACTGTGTCCTCTGGTAAAGATCCATCAATAATGAATGTATCGGTGCGCCTCCCTGTTAACATAAAGAGAAGAACACAATCAAAGTGAATCTTCATGTGAAACAAATAAGAGAAAAAGTGATTTCAACCATCAAGCAAGtctccaaaaaacaaaactgataactcaccatctAAGTTAAACACTTTGGTTTCTTCCACTCTCTTTTCCATTCCCTCTGTCTACAACATAAGAAAATAAGAGTAAATGGGGAAGCAAGTTTGATCTGAGTTAATATTACTAGTCCTCAAAATGCTCTATCGTTAAAATTTTAAGAAAGACTCATGGTTAATTAAGACAAAGTCGTAGGCACAAAAAAGCTATTGAAATGAATTAATTGATATGTTAGAAGTACTTGACCATTAGCATCTGTATGTTCAGCCTCTGTTGTGACCttgtttacaaaaaacaatGCCTGTGTTACTCaccaaaacatttaaagtctTCTCAATAGAATCTATCCCATTTTCACCCTCTATATCATAGATGTGTATCTTGATGGGTATCGAGCCGGTTACCATGGggactgcagagaaagagacaaactgGGAGGACTGAGGCTTCAAAGTAATGTTAACAAAGGCTGTAGTGGTGGCTGAGCCAGGGGAGCAAAGCCCTTCAGTTTGTTCCATGTTAACTGCCACCTGCGGAGAAACACACTGTTTAAAACTGAATTCAAACAGAACAGAAGGAGTGAACAGTTTTAAGTTTTATGAACCTGTAGTGTGTCTTCGCCATAGTTGTAGATGACAGGTGAAATGGAGAGTTGCTCATATTTTCTCACTGAATAAGGCAGTCTCAGGGACACAAAGATCTTCTTAAATGCTCTGACTTCTATTGGTTTTACTACACAGAAACCTGAGTGAAAAACAGAATACATTTCTTAtgaattcaaataaaaagatCTTCTGTCAGATATCCAAAATACATTAGACAATGGGGAATGTGTCATTACCAGTGGCTGCAGACAGAGTGACGACCTGAATCTCCCATGTAGTGATTGAATCCAGTAGAACTAATTGATGGCTGGGGATTTACAATAAATCAGTTGTGTAAATGCATCTGAAggtcttttttttacttgtaacCAAGTCCTAAGACTAAAGGTAATGCATTCAAGTTTGAGTTGAtgttattaaaaacagaaaaactccCATTGACAATATCAGAACCAACAGCTGCAAAAAGAAGTGGGGTGGCAAACTTTTCAATGGCGTTAAGCTGTtgcaacatgctggacagcaaATATTGCATACAATTTAGATCATATACTCAATGTTCTCCTCTTACATTTTTTTGCCGTCTACATCAAAGTCTGTGAACTCAAAGCTCGGGGGAAAAAGTCGGCGAATATTTCGACCAGCGTCCTCCAAGA
Coding sequences within:
- the c4b gene encoding complement C4-B isoform X2, whose amino-acid sequence is MKSFIFSILFLVLTMRSECSPDSRFFISAPRVFHIGVNEKVFVQMGRSYFNNPATLYLEHETKGTVSERKQITCKEDEPIQTVELTIDKDIYLGIPHRPYKPRYLNLVVEHPSLTERRSTRVLVSKHRGYIFIQTHQPIYNPSQTVRYRIFTLDHTLRPHEETFQLSVFNPAGNRVINSNRTAKGGIYKGNIQIPDVSKLGSWKITAHYVGDEEKKASKEFKVGKFVLPSFEVNIAMEQRYILLNAERFDFSISAKYSHGEKVQGAYHCQFGVVEKDPVDGQKRKPFYIGGLEMTGSVLPGYDELTEASLQMADLHVQLQRLNLTLSELQQSGSQLYLGVFVTNIQSGEIQGDEVYLPVISQKYTLDLSRTRSYFLPGYPLDVSVVVRHPDGSPAADVPVKINVSSSMKEYWEGTTNQEGAVLPIFNIIAADQITVQVSADDSHQRKVIQRAKSPTNSYLYLSLTNRMYSVGESLTVHYNTVNSPSNGFIYYMVLSRGILVEQGKLPIGTALVHNLPVTQHMIPSFRLIGYFYDGLGNIIADSVWVDVKDECEIKVKVKHSGPSEPKQPTQLEFDLNGQKAKVAMLVVDKAIYALKADNKLTAKQVFSTMQSYDLGCSYTGGSDPDSVLTDAGLSFVTHSSSVTKKEFGCGSRSTRKRRAVDLQQEMITLRSNFSDENLKDCCVHGFSLIPMTRTCQERARRVSLVSKNPLCAEAFLRCCLEGERLRQKKREEDARKELGRTATTEDIEQYFLEDAGRNIRRLFPPSFEFTDFDVDGKKIHQLVLLDSITTWEIQVVTLSAATGFCVVKPIEVRAFKKIFVSLRLPYSVRKYEQLSISPVIYNYGEDTLQVAVNMEQTEGLCSPGSATTTAFVNITLKPQSSQFVSFSAVPMVTGSIPIKIHIYDIEGENGIDSIEKTLNVLTEGMEKRVEETKVFNLDGRRTDTFIIDGSLPEDTVPDSGSNIFVSVEGDGFGSSHAVNLLSPEKVEKLIVLPNGCLEQTMRTLYPTVLALRYLDLSDQWFDLPAGARDKALGHVETGYPRIISYKNKATGSYSSFSTVPSSYWATALIVKMLSMVAQRQSESFGQQGRQAKFVPEEEIRHPVRYLLSQQKDDGSFRDPNPVLHRDVLQGNDQDASTTAFITVALHRSLEFLNPDEKNNAEATISRSTAYLLSQLEDLKHPYAVAITAYCLAFCLPLGTDHSSAWTKLQALATEGQKGCLLWTTNPSSKNKAHADANTIETTAYALLTAVELEKTEWANKAACWLTTQENYIGGFRSTQDTVMALEALAEYEIKRPASTEANLKAVFTSPGKRDILKLNLENKKDRVERDLKKLAGQNINVEVSGIGKTKLKVVKAYHILEPKDDCKQVSIRITVQGKVKYTAKVIENYDYYDYDIIQNKDVRVPQSAIELFDAQTRNRRSLDNGLNSDQDLTYEVCVSRSMYSNLTGMAIADITLLSGFEAVTEDLDILKDRSEGYISHYEVSHGKVLVYFDRLFDTEECISFRAIQTVPIGLLQPAPAVFYDYYEPNRKCTVFYSAPRRSKLISKLCSEDVCQCAERPCHKVQNTFKSESGRRKKENKRLQHACFFPTVDYAYLAEVLNVSMKSNFELYRMNIIEVLKSYGDIVVAENSIRVFAKRLQCRGELELGTQYLIMGKDGSTTDSEKMMQYLLESNTWVERKPSEEECRKSANSAACREFRVFIEGYKVDGCRQ
- the c4b gene encoding complement C4-B isoform X1 — its product is MKSFIFSILFLVLTMRSECSPDSRFFISAPRVFHIGVNEKVFVQMGRSYFNNPATLYLEHETKGTVSERKQITCKEDEPIQTVELTIDKDIYLGIPHRPYKPRYLNLVVEHPSLTERRSTRVLVSKHRGYIFIQTHQPIYNPSQTVRYRIFTLDHTLRPHEETFQLSVFNPAGNRVINSNRTAKGGIYKGNIQIPDVSKLGSWKITAHYVGDEEKKASKEFKVGKFVLPSFEVNIAMEQRYILLNAERFDFSISAKYSHGEKVQGAYHCQFGVVEKDPVDGQKRKPFYIGGLEMTGSVLPGYDELTEASLQMADLHVQLQRLNLTLSELQQSGSQLYLGVFVTNIQSGEIQGDEVYLPVISQKYTLDLSRTRSYFLPGYPLDVSVVVRHPDGSPAADVPVKINVSSSMKEYWEGTTNQEGAVLPIFNIIAADQITVQVSADDSHQRKVIQRAKSPTNSYLYLSLTNRMYSVGESLTVHYNTVNSPSNGFIYYMVLSRGILVEQGKLPIGTALVHNLPVTQHMIPSFRLIGYFYDGLGNIIADSVWVDVKDECEIKVKVKHSGPSEPKQPTQLEFDLNGQKAKVAMLVVDKAIYALKADNKLTAKQVFSTMQSYDLGCSYTGGSDPDSVLTDAGLSFVTHSSSVTKKEFGCGSRSTRKRRAVDLQQEMITLRSNFSDENLKDCCVHGFSLIPMTRTCQERARRVSLVSKNPLCAEAFLRCCLEGERLRQKKREEDARKELGRTATTEDIEQYFLEDAGRNIRRLFPPSFEFTDFDVDGKKIHQLVLLDSITTWEIQVVTLSAATGFCVVKPIEVRAFKKIFVSLRLPYSVRKYEQLSISPVIYNYGEDTLQVAVNMEQTEGLCSPGSATTTAFVNITLKPQSSQFVSFSAVPMVTGSIPIKIHIYDIEGENGIDSIEKTLNVLTEGMEKRVEETKVFNLDGRRTDTFIIDGSLPEDTVPDSGSNIFVSVEGDGFGSSHAVNLLSPEKVEKLIVLPNGCLEQTMRTLYPTVLALRYLDLSDQWFDLPAGARDKALGHVETGYPRIISYKNKATGSYSSFSTVPSSYWATALIVKMLSMVAQRQSESFGQQGRQAKFVPEEEIRHPVRYLLSQQKDDGSFRDPNPVLHRDVLQQGNDQDASTTAFITVALHRSLEFLNPDEKNNAEATISRSTAYLLSQLEDLKHPYAVAITAYCLAFCLPLGTDHSSAWTKLQALATEGQKGCLLWTTNPSSKNKAHADANTIETTAYALLTAVELEKTEWANKAACWLTTQENYIGGFRSTQDTVMALEALAEYEIKRPASTEANLKAVFTSPGKRDILKLNLENKKDRVERDLKKLAGQNINVEVSGIGKTKLKVVKAYHILEPKDDCKQVSIRITVQGKVKYTAKVIENYDYYDYDIIQNKDVRVPQSAIELFDAQTRNRRSLDNGLNSDQDLTYEVCVSRSMYSNLTGMAIADITLLSGFEAVTEDLDILKDRSEGYISHYEVSHGKVLVYFDRLFDTEECISFRAIQTVPIGLLQPAPAVFYDYYEPNRKCTVFYSAPRRSKLISKLCSEDVCQCAERPCHKVQNTFKSESGRRKKENKRLQHACFFPTVDYAYLAEVLNVSMKSNFELYRMNIIEVLKSYGDIVVAENSIRVFAKRLQCRGELELGTQYLIMGKDGSTTDSEKMMQYLLESNTWVERKPSEEECRKSANSAACREFRVFIEGYKVDGCRQ